The nucleotide sequence TTTGTTGCTCTGTAATATGTCCAAAGTGAATGTTGAGCCTCAAAGcatgtttgttttttattttcaagTCATATTTCGTATGGAGATGTTATAATATGTTTATGAGTGATATAGTAACTCTGTTTTGTGTGCTGCAGAGGCCCCCTGTGCTACCCCTCTTGTGTGCAGTCTGGCCAGAGACATTGACCTTGACAAGGATGACTATCAACGTGTGGTGTGTAACAGTGATAGCTGCCCTTATGGCAACTGGATGCACTTGCAGTGCTTCTACGAGTGGGAGAGTAGCATCCTGGTCCAGTTCAACTGCATTGGAAGGGCCCGCAGCTGGAACGAGAAGCAGTGCCGGCAGAACATGTGGACTAAGAAGGGATACGACCTGGCCTTCCGCTTCTGCTCCTGCCGCTGTGGTCAGGGCCACCTTAAGAAAGACACGGACTGGTACCAGGTGAAGCGCATAACAGAGGTGAAGAAGAAGGTGCCTCTGGAGAAGAGTCTAGGGAAGTTGAGCAGCTCAGCTGGAGGGGGTGCATGTGGAGGTGGGCTGGATCCCCCTGATGATCCTAAAAGGGGCAAGCTGCCTGGGGGCAGTAAGCTGGCTCACAGAGCATCCAGTCAGGAGCTGCCTCGCCTACAGTCAGTGGATCGGCAGAACTCTCAGGAGAGGGGTCATGGAGGCCTATTCTGTGGAAGCAGCCTGGGGCCCCGCTCACCCTGTGACTCCCCGGGTCAGTCCCCTCCGTCAGGCTTCTCCTTCTTCTCACCGCCTGCATTCACAGGGCCCCGTAGCTCCCGGCACCTGGGGGAGTTCCTGAAGAATGCGGTGCACATGGAGAGTCACCGGAAGCACATGCTGGCAAGCGGCATGCTGGGTCGCGGAGGCCACCTCGATCACACCATCCTGCCCCTGCCCAGACTCACCCCAGGGGACAACCCAGTGCAGTTCTTGCGGAGGCTGGACCTCACAGAGCTGCTAACCCACATACCCAGACACAAGCTGAACACCTACCATGTCCGTATGGAAGATGACGCCCAGGCGGGCCAGGGAGAGGACCTGAGGAGGTACATCCTGTCGGCTCTGAGCGCCAGCCACAGGAACATGGTCAACTGTGCCCTGTGCCACCGCACCCTGCCTGTCTTTGAGCAGTTCCCCCTGGTGGACGGAACCCTGTTCCTGAGCCCCTCCAGACACGATGAGATTGAGTACGATGTGCCGTGCCATCTGCAAGGTAGGTTTTTGGAACAATGTCCATCTCTGAGAAACAGAATTTGAAACACTTAGGCTATCAAAACCAGCAGACTGCCGCTACCATTGCGCATGcatatgcatgtatgtatgttgtGATTGGGTACAAACTCAAATATTGCAAACTGGAAATtacataattatttttttaaatattctaTGGACATATTTTCCCACAAACAATCTGATGACCTGTAATTAAAAATGTGAAAATGATTGTCTTGAACCCGAGTTTAAGAGAAAGATCACTTTATTGGTGAATTGCACACGTTCCATCTTACGTTTGACTTTGAACCCAACCCTGCAGAAAAACACATGCATACAGATTTTGTAGAGGTGCTGCCACACTGGACCCCCAAGGAGCTGTTGTTGTTGCGGGGTtctgtgccttgctcaagggcacaacggcaggcAATGTCATCTAGGATTTGGTTCCGACAGCAACCCTCTGGTTGCCAGCTCACTTCCCAACAGATTGTTCCTCGTCGAACCTGGGTCGGACATGCTAGCTCGCCTctttaacctctaggctacctgacacCGATATGCTGGTTCCTGTTATGGTAGAAGAAATGTGGACAGTGAAATGTTCAGGCTTACTGTTGAAAGCTGATCAGGCCCCAGGAGTTACAGTATGTTGCTGCAAGCAAATGATTTGGACCCCAGCTGTTTCCAGATATGCATGTTTTAGTGTATTTCAGAATAACTCGTTTGGTTGTGAATTTTCATAATTGTTATTTTGGTCAGCAAGGGTGTTATCCCTTGCATATATTTGAGATAAGAACACACCATAATAAACCTGGCACAATATAATTCATTACTTTCATTGAGAACTAAACAAAATTATTATGGCACATGAATGTGATCAAGCATGACATGCATATCAATCAAGTCAATCTATACTGTTTTCCACAAACAGGTTCTTAGTAGCTATTCACCACATGGATAAGAATTAAATCCGTGTCTGAATGCTGTTTGCTTTGATCTTCAGGCTTTGTAATGCATGATTATTTTTCACGCTTTAGGGATTATTTGTGGAATCTATTAAACAACCCTATTGTCTCTCTTGTAAAGGGAGGCTGATGCATCTGTATGCAATATGTGTCGACTGTCTGGAGGGAGTCCACAAAATTGTCTGTATCAAGTGCAAGTCCAGGTGGGATGGGAGCTGGCACCAGTTGGGGACGATGTACACCTACGATATACTGGCCGCCACACCATGTTGTCAGGTGAGTAGGCTATTAGTATTTATCaatatatctttttttttctcGTCACGATGAGTTTGAAAGTCATATTTGAGTTAGCATCCAGATGGTTCAGGGGTGTCATTTAAATATGGCAGGCAGCTTCATGGGCcaaagtcagttaaaaacaaatctgTTTTTGTGTTGGGGCTAGATCTCTTCCTATCAAATCGTCTCATTGACATTATGCATGGCAAAGTCAACTACTGTGGATCCTTAGCCATTTCCTCCATTTGTACCCTTAGGCCCGTCTGAACTGCAAGCACTGTGGCAAGCCAGTCATAGATGTCAGGGTGGGGATGCAGTACTTCTCAGAGTACAGCAACGTGCAGCAGTGCCCCCACTGTGGGAACCTCGACTACCACTTTGTCAAGCCATTCTCCTCTTTCAAAGTCTTGGAAGCTTATTGACAAATGTGCATGCATGCTAGTGCTGTTTCTCTTGTTTCTGTTTTTTATCTAGGCAACTTTATTTTTGTcccttaaatactttttttctgggCTTTAGGTATTGTTTTATTTTGTATGTATAGAAAGAATATGACTCGACTAAAAATGTCCAAGACAGCATCTATATGATTTCAGAAAAAGTTATATTCATAAGACCTACAATGGTCGGAACTGTCTGGCACTTAAAAATATGAAACACATATACTGTGACAACAAGTGAATGTATCTGTATGCCAAATTTGCTTTTTTACTAAAGGATGACAAATATATaataaaggagagaaagaaatgtTGTATGCTCTTGTTCATCATAATTGCCAAACAGCAAAGAGTAGGTGGAAATTAGTCAATATAAATGACACTGAATCTTTTCACCagttaagttgactgagaacacattctcatttacagcaacaacctggggaatagttacagcagagaggaagggggatgaatAAGCCAactgtaagctggggatgattaggtggccatgatggtatgaaggccagattgggtatttagccaggacaccagggttaacgataagtgccatgggatctttagtgaccacagagagtcaggacactcatttaacatcccatctgaaagatggcaccctacacagggcactgccccaatcactgccctggggcattgggatatttatatatatatttagaccagaggaaagagtgcctcctccaacaccacttccagaagCATCTGGTCTCctatccagggactgaccaggaccaaccctgcttagcttcaaagCAGGCCATCAGAGGGATGCTTTAAACATTTTTAGGGTGCTGGACAACGTGACCAGGAAGATTTTAAACGACCAGAAATTTACTGACCGCCCATATCCATTCACATTGGACTAAATGAGGGATATTGGCCAAAACATAATAGCCaattcatttgtatttttttggggctgctttccTAAAATAATAATTGTCCACCTCACGATTCAGCTGTTGAAGATTTGAGCACTAAATGCATCAGGGCATTGCatgcataggcctataggcttagGTGTCCACTGTATGatattaatatatataaatatagccTATATAATGGAAGAGAAGGTTAGGTCTAGCCCCAGAAAGATAGAGATATGCCCGGCAGGATGCTAGGACGCCAACATGCATTTCTTTGAGATGGTTATAGAGATATAGATGTACAGAAGGAGGCTAATTCATTCATTTTCAATCAGAATATGCTGTATAAAGATAAGCGTTATAGTGTAAGATTATATGAGTAGGTCTAATAGGCCTGAAACATTCTTGCTCACCTCAAGTTCAACTGTTGGAGTTGTTTGGAACGCCAGTGCACACTGCCTTCATATCATAGGCTTGCAGTAGCTAAAGCTTAATAATAGCCACAACAAACCTTCACAAAAGTTCCTCAACTTTTTTTAGGGTAATATGAAAAGTAAGTCAAGCCATTGTTTATAGAAAAATAAGAGCAGGCTATTATGTTGCTGCAAACACAGCATTACAGTttgaatttttttatttgtttaacctttatttaactaggcaagtcagttaagaacaaattcatatttacaatgatgacctaccgTGGCCAAACCCttacccggacaacactgggccaattgtgcgccgccctatggacaTCCCAATCACGGTcatttgtgatacagcctggaatcgaaccagcgtctgtagtgactcctctggCACTGAGATGTCGTGCCTTAGAATGCTGCACCATTCAGGAGCTAATTTAATTTGGCCAAAGAAAATGGCTCAACAGAATGGAGCAGAACACTTCCAAACTGGTTTAAACCTTTTGAACAGGCTATATTGCAGCAATTTCCAACAAAGGCAGGTGCCTACCATACCCAACAAATTACAGAAATAGGCTAAAGGCGAATTATATTTATTTTACACCTACCGATAACCTATCTTAAACTAAATACAGAGCACACAATTAAAAAGACAGATCAAAGTTAATTTAGCCAATAAATATGTCTCAAGAGTTAAACAAAACAGGTTTTGCATGTTTAAAGAACTGGtttaaacatgcagtctctcatGGATCAAAgcggaagagagattgacttcctcATTACTTGCttttgtaagaggtgttgacaagctgaaggtACCGAGCTGTCTTTTTAAAATACCAGCACACAGCTCGTGCACACAtgtataccccacaagacatgccaccagaggtctcttcacagtcccagaGTCCAGAGCAGACTATGGGagacgcacagtactacatagagccatgactagatggaactccaTTCctcatcaggtaactgatgcaagcagtagaatcagatttaaaaagcaggtaaaaatataccttatggaacagcggggactgtgaaataacaccaacataggcacagacacatgcatacacacacatgataacatacgcactatacacacatgtacacatggattttgtgttgtagatatgtggtagtggagtatgggcctgagggcacacacttagtgtatTGTGAATTCTGTAaagaatgtattgtaatgtttttaaacgctgtgtactactcccttcacagaacagcgcaaactgtctctaaccagaataggagtgggaggcccctgtgcacaactgagcaagaggacagtttgcgctgttccgtctccgggatgctggccttctaggcagagttcctctgtccaatgtcaatgttcttttgcccatcttaatcttttatttttactgGCCAGTCTgatatatggctttttctttgcaactctgcctaaaaggccagcttcccggagttgcctcttcactgttgatgttgagactggtgttttgtgggtactatttaatgaagctgccagttgaggacttgtgaggcgtctgtttctcaaactagacactctaatgtacttgtcctcttactcAGTTGTGCACTAGGTCCTCCCAGtcgtctttctattctggttagagacagtttgcgctgctctgtgaagggagtagtacacagcgttgtatgagatcttcagtttcttggcattttcttgcatggaatagccttaatttctcagaacaagaatcaACTGAtgaatttcagaagaaagttatttgtttctggccattttgagcctgtaatcgaacccacaaatgctgatgttccagatactcaactagtatgGTTTTGTCACAGAAAATGTTGCATAGCTATAGCGAATATGCCCATTCTGGTATTGGCACATGCGCTCAAGCCAGCTGcttgcagatacagtgcaggtataTTGTAGCCTACTACATGATGAGATATTATGGACAAAAGTgcaagattatttttatttttcaaatagcagccaagcatcgatcatcatgtcaccagaataagacccttgatATTTATTGAAAGGAGCATGAAGTAAGTTatgatgaaataagttatgatgacTTTCAcaaggtggtgaaagtgcacagtgatgagGTTCATCACcctgcactttcaccaccctgtgaagatCATTAtaacttatttaatctgtagcctaataaactgcatgctttcctatGATGGGGTGACATTATTTTATtataccccctttttctccccaattttgccatatccaattacgatcttgtctcatcgctgcaattcccgaacgggctcgggagaggcagaGGTCGGGTCATGCATTCTTCGAAACATGACCCCACAATCCGCGCtccttaacacccgcccgcttaaccctGATGCCAGCCAACACAACACCATTCAACTGACAACCGAAGTCaacctgcaggcgcccggcccgccacaaggagtcgctagagcgcgatgagcaaAGTGaagccccccggccaaaccctcccctaacctggacgacgctgggccaattgtgcgccgccctatgggactcccggttacgtccggttgtgacacagcctgggtctgtagtgacgcttcaagcactgcgatgcagaaATCTGGTTATAGTCAAACAATTTTGAGGATGCTGGAATTATATTTTGGAGGAATGTGTGCATGCCTACAGGAGACTTTTGAAGTAGCCTAATCAGATTAAAACattgtgactggttgtgtttatgccacataTTATGGTAATTCCTTTTAAAAAGTTAAATGATAAATATTTTGACTGTATTGAAGCGTTAGGTTCTAGGTGTCAAAGGAATAGCCGCTCAgattggagaggaggcagagcatgTGTTAAGCTttcctgaataactgggcctgcGGGGAGTATGTGGTCACATTATTATAGGATGACTTGGGAGAGTGATGATCTGCAACAGACAGCGCATTCAGTATCAGAAGTAAAAATACAGCTAGACTGGAGTGCTTTTGTGCCTTTCTCGACCTTAGAAACTGTCGAGAGTCGACCCACAACTGATCCAAATCGAATGAAACATTGAAATCACAGGGCTTTTGCGCCGTTATTCAAATGACATTTTCACTGCAGAATTTTGCACTCGTTATTCATTGCAATTATACATTGCATTGTGgggatgtaggctagtctatgtCGGATAATTGTATTTCCCCTAAACACGATCAATAAGGGAGAATTTTGAGCTGTGTGTCTCATGCCTTCGCTGTTCTTTCATGTGCAATGGTGCACCTGGCCTCTCCGCTGCCTATCAGCTACTTGTTCTTGAGATTCATATGGAAAATTGAGGCAGATTTGAATATTTTTATGTGAGGTATGAT is from Oncorhynchus gorbuscha isolate QuinsamMale2020 ecotype Even-year linkage group LG14, OgorEven_v1.0, whole genome shotgun sequence and encodes:
- the LOC123995674 gene encoding headcase protein homolog — translated: MPNQKSNKGKRNKRTNSSGDEQENGASAAATGGAPGVTATLLGATAAPFNEHRSEAPCATPLVCSLARDIDLDKDDYQRVVCNSDSCPYGNWMHLQCFYEWESSILVQFNCIGRARSWNEKQCRQNMWTKKGYDLAFRFCSCRCGQGHLKKDTDWYQVKRITEVKKKVPLEKSLGKLSSSAGGGACGGGLDPPDDPKRGKLPGGSKLAHRASSQELPRLQSVDRQNSQERGHGGLFCGSSLGPRSPCDSPGQSPPSGFSFFSPPAFTGPRSSRHLGEFLKNAVHMESHRKHMLASGMLGRGGHLDHTILPLPRLTPGDNPVQFLRRLDLTELLTHIPRHKLNTYHVRMEDDAQAGQGEDLRRYILSALSASHRNMVNCALCHRTLPVFEQFPLVDGTLFLSPSRHDEIEYDVPCHLQGRLMHLYAICVDCLEGVHKIVCIKCKSRWDGSWHQLGTMYTYDILAATPCCQARLNCKHCGKPVIDVRVGMQYFSEYSNVQQCPHCGNLDYHFVKPFSSFKVLEAY